One window of Silvimonas iriomotensis genomic DNA carries:
- a CDS encoding chitinase, which yields MTQSLFARGQGKLALAALPAIMAASMAFAAYPAWQDGGTYTAGTIVYYNGHDYQALVNQTDYAGAGWNPASTPSLWKDLGADTGGASPTPTPTPPPVPTPTPTPTPAPTATPTPTPTPTPTPNPTPTPTPAPSGNCAAAWSASTAYNGGATVSYNGVNYTANFWTQGNNPGTSSGAAGSGQPWTATGNCSGGATPTPTPTPTPTPTPTPTPTPTPTPTPTPTPTPTPTPTPTPTPTPTPSGSLPKHVLVGYLHSSFANGSGYITMANVSNDWDVIALAFADSDTNGNITFTRCQPSECPNVESDTDFKAAIKAKQALGKKVIISVGGANGLVQLNSAAAVTNFVTSVEKIIDTWGLDGVDIDFENQSLSLDAGDTDFTAPKTAKIVNLISALTQITSHYGSNFVLTMAPETFFVQLGYSFYGPGPSGSADARSGAFLPVIYAMRNQLTLLMVQDYNSGPITGLDGQYHTMGGADFLTAMTDMEIAGFAVANNGGKVWPGLRPDQIAVGIPANANAGNGFPATADVESSLDCLMKGTNCGSYKPHQVSPTLRGLMTWSINWDVYSGSSFSQPYRAYLNSYGQ from the coding sequence ATGACCCAATCTTTGTTCGCGCGCGGACAAGGCAAGCTTGCGCTTGCCGCTTTGCCGGCCATTATGGCCGCGTCCATGGCTTTTGCTGCTTACCCGGCCTGGCAGGATGGTGGTACTTACACCGCCGGGACCATCGTGTATTACAACGGCCACGATTATCAGGCCCTGGTCAATCAGACCGATTACGCTGGCGCGGGCTGGAACCCGGCCTCTACCCCGAGCTTGTGGAAAGACCTTGGCGCAGACACGGGTGGCGCTTCGCCGACACCGACGCCTACGCCGCCCCCCGTACCGACCCCAACGCCTACGCCAACCCCTGCGCCGACTGCAACGCCGACGCCGACGCCGACGCCGACGCCGACGCCGAATCCGACCCCCACGCCGACGCCCGCGCCTTCCGGTAACTGTGCTGCGGCATGGAGTGCCAGCACCGCCTATAACGGCGGCGCAACGGTGAGCTACAACGGCGTGAACTACACCGCCAATTTCTGGACGCAAGGCAACAATCCGGGCACCAGCAGCGGCGCGGCCGGTTCTGGCCAGCCGTGGACGGCCACCGGCAACTGCAGCGGCGGCGCGACGCCGACACCGACACCGACTCCGACGCCCACCCCAACACCTACGCCGACACCGACTCCTACTCCTACCCCAACGCCGACGCCTACCCCAACGCCGACGCCTACCCCAACGCCGACACCGACACCGACACCCACACCTTCCGGCAGCCTGCCGAAGCATGTGCTGGTCGGCTATCTACATTCCAGCTTCGCCAATGGCTCGGGTTATATCACCATGGCCAATGTCTCTAATGACTGGGACGTGATTGCGCTGGCGTTTGCTGATTCGGATACCAACGGCAACATCACCTTTACCCGCTGCCAGCCAAGCGAGTGCCCGAACGTCGAGAGCGATACCGACTTCAAGGCCGCGATCAAGGCCAAGCAGGCGCTGGGCAAGAAGGTGATTATCTCGGTCGGTGGCGCCAACGGCCTCGTGCAGTTGAACAGCGCTGCAGCGGTGACCAACTTTGTCACTTCGGTCGAGAAGATCATCGATACCTGGGGGCTGGACGGGGTTGATATCGACTTTGAAAACCAGTCGTTGTCACTGGATGCCGGCGATACCGACTTCACCGCGCCCAAGACCGCGAAGATCGTCAATCTGATCAGCGCCCTGACGCAAATCACCAGCCACTATGGCAGCAATTTTGTGCTGACCATGGCGCCGGAAACCTTCTTCGTGCAACTGGGCTACAGCTTCTATGGTCCGGGCCCGAGCGGTTCTGCCGATGCGCGTTCCGGGGCGTTCCTGCCGGTGATCTACGCCATGCGTAACCAGCTCACACTGTTGATGGTGCAAGACTATAACTCTGGCCCGATCACCGGCCTGGATGGTCAGTACCACACCATGGGTGGCGCGGATTTCCTGACAGCCATGACCGATATGGAAATCGCCGGCTTTGCCGTGGCCAACAACGGCGGCAAAGTCTGGCCAGGCTTGCGTCCGGACCAGATTGCCGTGGGCATTCCGGCCAACGCCAATGCAGGTAACGGTTTCCCGGCGACAGCGGATGTCGAATCGTCA